The window tctgctttcctctgtgttgttttagtgacagctctgtgtgttgttgtgaatAATGCCTGCTCCTATACAACACAACTAATTTGTCATtcttgattattattattgtattattattgatttttttttttttgccttagTTTGGATGCtgtgatgtagctgggatgtctttaacactgtccctttaacattcTTTTACTGTGTTGAACTGAACTGCCTCTTTCTCTTTAATGGGATTCACAATTAAATTaggagattgtgtgtgtgtgtgtgtgtgtgtgtgtgtgtgtgtgtgtgtgtgtgaatgtgtgtgtgcatgaaggCAGACTTTGTGTTTGGGTGTCTACTGAATGTTTTCACCTCCCTGGGATTTGCTTCTcttaatgtttttctttcctcatcATCCACCCCTCAGTTTTCTCTCTATGTTGGTCTGGatctgtctctgctgcagccTGTTTCTTCTTCCCTGCAGACCCTTTCTCTCTCGTCCCATGCCTCCTTTCTGCATATGcagtagtttttattttttaagatcaCACATGAGGtgacttgacacagcgtccacataaaagcagaataaaatcTAAGTATttgtaatgttttcatttttactcTTTTCTCACCTGTTTCTCTGATCTTTCAATCTCCTCGTCCACCCTTCTCTCCACTCCTTCatcttccccccccccccctccacctccttccTGTTTTCCAGAGGTTGATAGACAAATCCAAGGTGACGTGTCTAAAATGGCTTCCCAAGTCAGAGAACCTATTCCTGGCCTCTCATGCCAGCGGCCACCTCTACCTCTACAACGTGGACCACCCGTGTGGCACCACAGCCCCGCAGTACTCTCTGCTGCGGCAGGGAGAAGGTTTTGCCGTCTACGCCTGCAAAACCAAGACGCCGCGCAACCCGTTGTTAAGGTGGGCCGTTGGTGATGGAGGCCTCAACGAGTTTGCTTTCTCCCCTGATGGCATGCACGTGGCGTGTGTGGGCCAGGATGGCTGCCTGCGCGTCTTCCACTTTGACTCAATGGAGCTGCAGGGGGTGATGAAGAGCTACTTCGGTGGGCTGCTGTGCGTGTCGTGGAGCCCAGATGGGAAATATCTTGCCACGGGTGGAGAGGATGACCTTGTCACCGTCTGGTCATTTGCGGAAAGCCGTGTGGTTGCAAGAGGTCATGGCCACAAGTCTTGGGTCAATGTGGTGGCGTTTGACCCCTTCACAACTTCCCTGGAAGATGAGGAGCCTATGGAGCTCAGTGGCAGCGAGGAGGACCTCCACCAGGGAGCACCAAACAACTCCATGCATTTCGGCCGGGTCCGAACAAGCAGCACGTTGTCGCGTCTTTCTCGGCACAGCTCTAAAGGTGGCGGTTCGGCAGCAGTCACATATCGGTTTGGCTCTGTGGGGCAGGACACCCAGTTCTGTCTGTGGGACTTGACGGATGACGTGTTATACCCACGCCTGCCGCTGTCCCGCGCCTTTACTAACACTTTTGGGCCCTCGCTGTCCAACTCTGGCAGCGGGGTTGTCAACAGCACTTCAGGTGggggaggaagtggagcagTTGAGGGGCACCATCACCCGCCTAACACTAACACCGGCACCACCAACCCACCAACGCTCCCATTACCGCTTCCTCGCTCCCTTTCTCGCTCCAACTCTCTGCCCCACCCTGCCGTGGCAAATGCCTCCAAGGGCCAGGGTGCCTCGGAGGGCGgcgggggaggtggagggggaggagggaccAGCGGCGGAGGAAACAGCACCCCATTCAGCATCGGCCGCTTTGCCACGCTGTCACTACAGGAGCGCAAGTCGGACAAGTCCGGTTGCAGTGGTGGGGTGGAGAAGGAGCACAAGAGGTACCACAGCCTGGGCAACATCAGCAAAAGCAACGACAAGATCAACGTGGCGCCGAGGAGCAACCGACTGGACGCTGCCAAGGTCCTGGGCACCACGCTGTGCCCACGCATGCACGAGGTGCCGCTGCTGGAGCCGCTGGTGTGCAAGAAGATTGCACATGAGAGGCTGACCGTCCTGGTCTTCATGGATGACTGCATCATCACAGCCTGCCAGGAAGGTCTCATCTGCACCTGGGCACGGCCTGGGAAGGCGGTAAGTCTTCAGTTAACTCTGTCAGTAGAAAAAACATTGAATTATGTAATACATTTAAACTTTGTCTACATCAAACAAGTACTTTCTATGATCAAAGATTAAGGCCCTCATCAGACAGAGCGTGTTCTGTAGGTTACAAAACGTCCACACCTTTTTGTTGAAGTCTGCCCCGATCAGACAGAGTGTTTTTGGCAGCTTGTTgcgtcttcttttttttttttttccttttctttttcttttttttattgtcgcAAAGCAACCACCAAATCACCTGTTCTTAGCTTAACCACTGTTTGGCTGTGTGGGCACATGAGACTCTCAGACAGAAGAGAaatcacagggagtaccaccagttcgtccaggagcttcaccctCATGATGCTTGGTGTTTTAGGATGAGTCGGTGAGTCGGGACAATTTAACACTCTGCTGTAAAATGGGAAACGGGCCTAATTACAGTTGGTTAAACATTAGAAAGTAGTtgaggctcctgtttgttaaGATATGTCTTGCAGTTTGCCTAGGGTGACGCTGAAAGTAAGCTCACTTTAGCTTAACATTGTACACTATCACTTGTCACCACCACTAAAAGCTCGCCTCTAAATTGGATTGGACACTGGGGAAAAGAAAACCAATGATGTCATGACTTTTTTCTACTTGAGGTGTTGAGGGCATTACTGCAAAAACACGAGGGCTATAGAGTGGAAAACTGTGAGGAGCTCAGCAATGAAAATGCCGCTAGCAAAACGCTTTACTGTCATtgaaaaaaattttaaaaaggatGCTAAAACGAGCTCTGTCTAATTGGGGCCTAATGGTGTTTATTGATTTGTTGATTTATCATTTAGTCTATTAAATGTCAGTGAACATTGAAAGTACAGGTGACCTGGGAGAGTGTGCGCCCCATGTAGGCTGAGTCATTGGTACCAGCATGGGTTCAGAACCCTCCTGCTgtcctttgctgtgtgtcatcctctctcttcccccttaCCTGCTGCTCTCCAGCTGCTCTGTAataaaggaaaattaaaaaccataaaaaacatctttaaaaaataaatagtgaCAGTAGAgtgaagtaaaggatctgaacacTTCTATCCAGTTCAATATTACTCAAAGCTAATAGGTTCAGTGATattttgcaaacattttttcactGCAGGTCAgtaatctgtttgttttgagcaAACTTTTTTCTAGATATTTCAGACTACAAGAAATGACTCAACAGTTGGAGATGATTTCACCTCTTTTCTTCTGAGGAACGAAGGCTTCTTATCTTCCTGCACAGACTTTCTTGGTCTGATTGTCTCTGGTGTCTAACTTTCCTTTATGTTTTGTCTCTCTGTTCAGAACTTGACAGCACAGAACGGGAACTCTCCGAGCGGCACGGTGGTATAGCTGGGGGAGAAGCTTTGCACTCATCCACTCATCATTTCAAATTAGGGGCCAACAACCAGAGACCGCACCCTACCTACCACTGCAGTATTATACCATCAGTATAACCCTCTgtacccaccaccaccacccaaaCCCTGCTCCCTTCTGATTTCACTCTCAGGGCGGCCACTTTGGTGGGAAACACTTCCTGAATCATCAAACTAACTTTACTTCATCAGATTTATAGACTTCAGAAGCTAGCTGGCAGTTCTGGGAACAACTACAAAAGCTTGAATGTAGCAAagatgctagctagctagctgtcagCTAGTTAGCCATTAGCTCTGCTTAGACTAGGTTCTGGTAGCTAGCACgacatggccaaaagtatgtggacacccctTAAGTCGGGGTTTTTACTGTTTGGGTGAAGCCCCTTTGGTCGTTTTTTCATTACCATAGCGATGTCAATTGGAATATAGTCGCAGCATAACAAATTACCAGTCCATCCAGGATGTTGTGATGTTGCGCTGCAACAACTACAGCAAATGCAGCCccgttttctttctttctctttcataTCTGGGACAgagtcacactcacacagtgacacagctaACATCACCCAAAAGAGTCGAGttgttttggtgttggtgtgagtttgtttggaCCGTTTAATGGCTCGGTGTTGGACgttagctgctgctgatgtgttagcttgtgctaaccagtCAGAGAGATCAGGAGGAGAGAGGTTCAAGGAGACGGGCCTTCAGTAACAGCTGATAGACAGCAGTTGGCTGTCAGTATCACAACTACTTATGCAATTTTAACTTGTCCCTGTGatttcagaattttttttcttataaaaccacataaaaacatcacagtttaatagaaaagctgctgtgatCCCCGAAATAGCCTGCGAAATTTTAGAGGGAGTAAATTACATAGTAGGGTCTGTTTTGTCTGATACGCACCATGCTGTTaactctgattggtcagaatctGCACGCATGCAAGAGAAGTTTATAAGACCAGTGCTGCCGTACTGCTATGCATGATTGAAAGAGGAAAGTGAATTTTTGAGAGAAACTGGTGCCTAAAAACAATAGCACGTCAGCCATCTGGCAATAATTTTGATACAAGAGAGATGATGTGGCACAAGCACGGCAACTGTGCAAGTCTGAGTCAAGGACTGAGTCCACTTAAATATCTGTCCATTCACTGCAAGTGATATTACAATATTCAACAGTGTTGACAGACATTTTCCTCAGATTGTACAGCCCTACAGGATACAGTTATATTTAAGACAACAGTATATTTTAGACATTTGGGATTATAGGTTTTAAAAATCTGGTGGGAAGCCGCCTTAGAGGAATAGAAGCTTATCATAGCAGCAGATTAATGCTCAAGATTTTGGAATAACATGTTCAATAATCACATATAGGTGTAATGTTGTGTCCACATACCTTTGGCCATATAATGTAGTTAAAACTTTGATTCTTATCTGCCCCACAAGGGCAACAGTAGTAATTATtttagcgttttttttttttgtttgttttttcctgttaaaattTAGATCCACAGATTCTACTACAATTCAGCACTATTATCTACACATCAAGTACAAAGATGAAGTGTTTTTCTAAGCAACTAAATAGACATAAATGGCATCCTGATTAAACAGACAACCCCAATTCCCAAAAAGTAGGGACTCTGTGTACAACggaaataaaaacaggatgTAATGACCTGCAAATCCTTTTCGACCTTTATTCaattaaatacagtacaaagacaagttCTTTAGTGTTCAAACTGATTCAAACTTTActgatttttgtaaatatacacttgttctgaatttgatgcctgcaacatgtgtcaaaaaaagttgggacaggagcATGTTTAGCACTGTATTAcatctccttttcttttgaCAGCACTCATTAAGTGTTTGGGGACTGAGGACACTGATTGTTGAGGTTTTGACAGTGAAATTTTTTCCTCAAGATTCACCACCACAATCTTGAAGATTTAAAAACTGTCTGTTGAAAGAATGGGTCAAGATCCCATCTGAACACTgagagaaaagtgtttttatacaGGAAGCATCTTGAAGCTGGCATTGCAAACAAAAGCTCCTTTtgcactgcctgttcaaggcaggaaatATACGCTGTTACGCCACCTTACCAGTCATTTTTAAAGGGATGACTGCAGAATGGGGGACAGatttgtctcacctttaagccagGAGTGAAGTAGTAACAGCACTAAAATAGGGTCTGTGTAAAAGAGAGAGCTGGCAGGACGGGATCATTGACGTGACAGGCGTGATGTTTTGACGACCTGTTATGTGTGAGACCCATcgccaggagatttaaaaagcagctgatagtAGTTAGCAACTAACTCGAAGTCTAACATTGGCTGAAAAtctctgcaaattgggaaaacaatgaggtccaggagctccttaccctccgtgCAGAGatagtaaatgattgttattgccatatATTATGTGTCAAACAAGATGCCGACGCTGTGGTGTTTCTCGTCACACTCGTCACGGCTCTTTTGTGTTTGCAATGCAGGTTTTGCACTGAGTTAATACTAATGTCTGCTCTAAATTTCATGTGAATAGATGCATTTAGAATatgtcaaatgaaaaaaaaattacgtgTTGAATACTTCCCCTGACTGTATGCCGAAAAGGATTTGCAGATAATtgccttctgtttttatttacacagtTTCCAATCTTTTTTGGAACTGGAGTTCTAAAACTCAGAGGGAAATGTAGGTTGTTGTTAGCAGTCAGCCACTTCAACCAAGTCAGTTTAACTCACACTATGGTTAGTTTCACCTGTCAGTATTTTGAAACATGAAGTAACTTTAGATTCACATGGCAGCACTTAATCCTTCACATTTGAAATGTCTGATTTCCTGATGTTATTATGGTGGTCTGTAGTAGGACAGAGCTACAACATACTTCAGGAAGAGTTTCCCATCTCGTGCCACTGTGGAAGTTTATTCCCAGTGCTCCGGCCCTCTTCCATCACCTCGCCCTTCCGTGATTCTCTGCAGAAAGACTGcatcaaacaaacagagaaCGTTTATCCTTCCCATCTGCAGCCCCGAAGCAACAAGGAGCGAGCAGCAGGCTTCATTTGTCCTCCACACAATCCCTCCAGTTTCCCCTTCATGCAAAAGACACTGCAAATGCCACGGCCATTGtatttaagttatttattttatcacaaGACTGTGTAGTAATTTATAATGTAAATATTGAAAATACTCTATAAATACAAAAAGGACAAACATGTATGGAAATAATGACTTGACagcaaggaagaaaaaaaagaggaaagatgAAGAATATTAATATATGAAGATCCTTCTATTGTACATAGCAACCAcagttaaaaaatgaatgtcTGCTGTTTTAGGGAACTTGAAGATgtcaatgtgtttttatttcgtGTGATAGAGTTTCTCCAGTTTGTCTCTGAAAGCGAGCTGGCGGAAGCATTTTGGGTCCAGTGTGGCaatttagagagagagagactgaccCGAGTCGAGCACAGAGAGGCTGCTAGCTGTACATGTCAGCTGACTGTCCCACTTCATAGCTCTGAACAGTACTAATGCTCCTGAACATCATGTGCGGACAAACCGCATCTTAACGAACAAACATACACTCTTGCACATTCCGAacgatgacacacacacacacacacacacacacgcaatccCCTTATGGTGTAGCATCATATTTACTGTATCTTCATTCCTGTTGCACCTGAATTGCCTCTTGCAAGAATTTGCACATACAATAAATCCACAGTCCATCCTGAGCTGCCACAAGTGACACAGTGGGTGTTGTTGTCTTGTCTGATCTGTGCAGAAACATAACCCACAGCGATTCACTGGATAGTTTTGGTACAGGGGATTTAAAAGATGTACATCTTCTGTGTCAAGTTTGGATTTTTCTTCTTTGCAGTTTTGATTCCAGTGCTTATTGAATCTTTGTTCAGATTCTTGACATAATTTTTAGTGTaagaaaagaaatcaaaatatgtCAGAAGCAAAAGCACCTGTCTTCTTTGGCAATTTTTTTTGGGCTGCCTGCCATAAACCTGCTGCAAGGTATTTTGTGATAGAAGGTAAAATAAAGAACGCAAAATATTTTCCCTCTGGCCATGCAGAagttgaaggtccagtgtgtgggatttagggggatatattgacagaaatggaatataatataatcagtatactttctttagtgtatgatcacctgaaaataagaatcatcatgttttcgttaccttaagATGAGACATTTATATTACATATGTACGGATAtggccactgccatcttgcactgattacatcatttggagccagagtctgcgcagtaggTATCTCTGTGGCACTGTGTTCCCACCCATGCACTCATCCAATCAATTGCAAGCAGTGCCATTAAACGCAAGCGCACCAGCTGGCACACATGGGTGTCAGCGATGACATCACACCCCCTTTTTATTGCATCAAAATCTAATTGAAACcaaaccaaaagaaaaacaaacaccaatgtgataagaactacctaaaatgacaaaaacaatttattttacatgtactttgatcttttagtttggcccatgttcCATCAGCcaacatggagggggcggggtttataaCCTGTACTGCAGCCTGTCACCAGAGGGCGATTGGAATGTTTTGACGTGGATGTATAGAGAGAGCCTGAAACAAAAATGGTTCAACTGCCACATATAATATTACATAGATGATTGGCACTGCCTCTGCACTGTGTGGCTCATAGAACAGGCGCACCAGAGACTTCCACTGGCCAAGCAGGCTACTTCAGGTTAGGCAATCCACCAACTTGAATTGGGATAGAATGATTTAATCTTTTGGCTCTTCAAggctttccaaatgttatcagacctaatggattaaatcctgatagtgaaacaagtcactCTTTTGGGCCCACTGACATCACGTGACAGATGTAATTCCAGTGTTAGAACACTatgaaaaatgtcttcaaagcctggcacatTTCCTGGGGGCgttgttttggcttcacttttggggagctgtcatatCGTCTATCACTGTATATCGTCTCAGCTTTACTTAGCAAATGtttacatgctaacatgctaaactaggataatgtaaacattaaa is drawn from Epinephelus fuscoguttatus linkage group LG5, E.fuscoguttatus.final_Chr_v1 and contains these coding sequences:
- the zmp:0000000529 gene encoding WD repeat-containing protein 20 translates to MAGDGGALKDINEIKSQFRTREGFYKLLTLSDSQQRGGLPRGPSAGATLGPGAGPGPIPGGGVGLLQGPGAAAAAAAAAASSSSNAAANSSPAGFLPPVRVSMVKLQPEDPSEESERVCFNIGRELYFYTYTNIKKAVDLSKPIDKRIYKGTQPTCHDFNQYSATAESVALIVGFSAGQVQYLDPIKKETSKLFNEERLIDKSKVTCLKWLPKSENLFLASHASGHLYLYNVDHPCGTTAPQYSLLRQGEGFAVYACKTKTPRNPLLRWAVGDGGLNEFAFSPDGMHVACVGQDGCLRVFHFDSMELQGVMKSYFGGLLCVSWSPDGKYLATGGEDDLVTVWSFAESRVVARGHGHKSWVNVVAFDPFTTSLEDEEPMELSGSEEDLHQGAPNNSMHFGRVRTSSTLSRLSRHSSKGGGSAAVTYRFGSVGQDTQFCLWDLTDDVLYPRLPLSRAFTNTFGPSLSNSGSGVVNSTSGGGGSGAVEGHHHPPNTNTGTTNPPTLPLPLPRSLSRSNSLPHPAVANASKGQGASEGGGGGGGGGGTSGGGNSTPFSIGRFATLSLQERKSDKSGCSGGVEKEHKRYHSLGNISKSNDKINVAPRSNRLDAAKVLGTTLCPRMHEVPLLEPLVCKKIAHERLTVLVFMDDCIITACQEGLICTWARPGKANLTAQNGNSPSGTVV